The DNA region TAAGGCCTAAGATTACAAATGATGTCGcccgattattcaataatattgatatcggaccaataacaatcaaaatagtatgcattctttaacaaacaaacacgggattataaacggatcTAGGCGAACgtccaagatggctgcatgattaagtctgtctcgtattcttttaaaaatacgataatggaatttaattttacatttatttacatcctttatcaaaatgttccagtttatttaggtttcataatgattcgttgtcagtattacaatttaagctatacggagttgtaaagcgtttaattgctgaccatagcgctcgaaagaaagttgctctttattaaataagaaattataaagtTCCGAAATGAttacttgatcacataaaaaaggtatCAATTGCTTAATTGTAAATGGTCATTATTTAAGTgattagataagtaacaataaaggcatttacttcgaacattagttttactatttaatagtaccatgcatgattctttaatcactgattgactgactatacacatgttttaagtgacgaatgcttgattttacacagtctaatttatttttctgttttatcttttaacaattgagtagctaattaCACACAAATCAGTTTACTAGTCTAGAGGTTTGAAACCCTCTCTTTGTTCACCGGActcgtgtaccttgtgtatacataccccagatacacgtgtgtctggagcagtggcttcgttagtttacctgtttacctgtgtcattatctcggatcactcgtgtgtgaaaggatattatgtaataaaaaaattaacataaatttgcccatgtaagcgttttaagatatcgtattcatcggtaaaaaggTGACgggaataacaaattttaaaatcctttaaaaagaaatctgattgtaataaaataataacggatacaaatttctagatctacaatacttaaaataacaagatacgttaaaacatcagacctatatcaatcattttggctAAAAAATCGAATTgaatttgtatagctttgtaaggaaatttccctcctgttgacctcgtgacgtcacttccgctcaagcctcgttatcgcctaattcagttttctcttgattagatttcccaaagcaggtaaaaatagccactttgaagaggcgtaactccgttatttttgaaccgatttcgatgcggtttttcgcatttaattttggtaaataaactcattaacatatgtttcacatcggctgggctgcaggtaccctttaagttGTAACTTTGTCTCAAAAGCGGGTACCCCATTCTTAAAATGAGTCTGAAAAACCATTAATTTGCACAAGATATTTTTGTCTGTTTCTATGGAGGTATATTTaagttatattttcattgaataatatatgtatattttttctttaaggcAATCAATATTTTGTACCCCAATCTTCCTCCtaaaagaatttaatttaatttcatactCACAGaactaaaacaaaacaattggaACTGGTATAGAGATGTCTGTCACATTAATTCCATATTGTTAATAATACACAAGAGGAAAACAACcataaaacaaacaagaaaCAAAGAGAAAAGTTATCAGTCAAATATTTCTTTCCAACTATCCCactgtttttcaaatttatgcACTTTAGAACTTTAAATTGCAGCATACCtttcaacattaaattttatctttaaatgacCAAGAAAACCAATCAGTGTTGGCTCCTTGTTCCACATCAGACAAGAAAATAAGTATTGTTTCATAgatagaataataaaattaatttgttatgaCTGGTCAATGGAACTTCAGAGAATATGATATTCAATACATTATACCCAATCCTTTCAGAAGTCTTTCTGTAAATATGAAGACTCAGTTCACTCCACAGAGTATGAATTATAtcacaagaaaaaaacccatcgaCTATGGTTTCTACATTTTTGTTACAAAACCCACAGCTGTCAAAAGacttgatattaatttttttaaggtaatacCCAACTGGAAGAATTCTGTGTAAATTCTGAACTGTATTCACTGAACAGAAAAACCATgagttgttttaaaacaaatcttaaaagcATCATTTACTGAAATATCATCTACACCATATGGAGTTAGTTCTGCCCTCCATTCATTTTTAGCAGTTGGGACATCCTCTTTCTCGTTCAGAtagttgtaaataattttagtgcatttttctgatattaaaacaggttgcaaaaaaaacaaaaaactggcGGGGATTAGGAATTTTTTTGACAGAACTCTTGTCAATAgataataatttcaaatatttaaaattgatgttGTAATGctattatattgcataaaacatATATCATTGAGGTTATATATGCGTTTAAATACATCAAAAACTAAAAGATTACAATCCTCATCAAGAAAATCTTGCACAACCTTTACCACACTTTTATACCAGGATTTataaaaatttggttttttgGCTACTTTTATATTGGAATTATACCATACTGGAACATTTAAAAGGTTGTCTTTAATGGTTGGGTGGTTATTAATCGTTTTTATATAACATGACGAAGAATAGAGAACATCTTTCGGAAAAagcattgttttctttatgtagGCATTCCACTATAAAAGTGTCTCCAAAATCAtataatttctgtaaaaaatcatGTCCATTGATGGTGTAATAATATCCACCCAAGGTTTATATGATTTTGTAAACCTTTTTATCCATGAACATTTAACGGCCTATTCCCCCACCTTCTGCCATCAGTTtgtgttataaataatttacttatGTGTTTGAATGCATAGTTTACCTTGCATAATATTCTGCTctacatattatatatgttGCAGTTggttttaacatatgtttcttACAGTtacagtattttgatttttgttctacttgaattattggtatataCTAGCGATGATGTACATCaatgtttatatgttttgatcagGATATAATCATATTCTGatcaataaaatttcaacacatttgTGAGTTTGTTTGATGTGTAGGTAGGAGAATGAGAAGGCATAAAGTTGTTtatatcaaacattttcatacCCCCTGAAAAATAGTCTTGTGTTATAATTGATCTCTTAACATTATCTACCTTAGATTTCCACAAAAGTTCAAAGATACATTTATATAGGTATAAAATTGTCTCCCTTTTTGGAGAAGGCAGTGAAATAAACAAGTGGTTTAATTTTGGGATAAGCAAACTTTTAATAACAGTAACTCTGCCAATAGGAGTAAGAATTCTTCGTCCTGTGTCTAAGTTAATACTTgccctatcttcaccaaacttgcattgttGATGCATCAGGATCTACTTATGAATTTGAAagacttgaatgctgaatctgggccatgaattttagatgctggaggaggttaaggtttttggggctggttaaagtttttaagcAGGTGCcttctgatgattatatcttagttaatactggtcctatcttcaccaaagtTGCATGGACGATGCACTTTATAATACTGATGCgcctggcaggcttgaatgaTGACtttgagccataggtttcggatgctggatgaggttaaggttttagaGCTGGtcaaagtttttggagcagatgccctctgatgatcatatcttagttattattggTTCAAACTTTATCAGATTTGAGTGATTCTGATGCAATCCATAGGTGTgtatgctgaatcagagccaaaGGTTTTAGATGCTGGAGAAAGTTTAGtttttttaggaacaggtcacatgtttaatagataattgTACCATTTCAAACATGTAtggttgatttaactatataatTGAGTCGCAGAGGTAGCTTAAGATACATAGCCTTTCAGCCTGATcttcattatcaaggatgctaaaacaCTTCCTACCTCAATCATtgatgttaaatgatataacatgattcctatgaagtagtattgtatgatataatacactgttgtattatataaaacaataatgaatcATATAATGTTATacaatgatacaatatcataaattattaaaaatatcatactatatcatataatataatatcatatgtaacaatattgtaatgtattatgtgatatgatattttgttatactttcatgttaaatactaaaatctgattggttaagacgcagttaataatatttactattaccctcagcgttagcaacgcacttggcaacgggtaacattaaaaaatgttacatgcgcgaaaattatgcgcgtacggttcgctgtagaattcacgttattcctatataaaagcagttaaattttcttaaaaattaaaaaaaaagacattcagtataacaaaataaatagtgcctgtttgggaggataacagttgaaattgacacccctcgaaaaccattgtcaacctccacttcgcgtcggttgacaatggttttctcggggtgtcaatttcaactgttaccctcccaaacaggcactatttatatagtatcgTATGAatctatattgtatcatatattatgttatgatttttttgacataatgaaatacaataatgaataaaacaattcaataccgtaatataatataaaaaacaaagtcttattttgatatgatgtcttatcatatgttataatatcaaattgtatcattatatataatagttttctattgtatcatattaaatatcATGTGACATAATGTTGTATAGTATCATGTAATGCAATATCGTATTTAATAGTAGTCTATTGATAGATATTATATCCTACAATACCATTTGAAATTACAATAATGATTATCAAACAAattcttaaaatatgatatatacgatattttgtccaaCCACActacagtatccatgaatattcaagatcattaactatgattttcatttattattaaggttgtctcataaaggtgatgcctcgtctcggcgAGCTTTGTAATGTGTAATTACCTATGCAATGGAAGAGAGTGTCCCTCCACCGGGTTGGACGTTCTTCAAACCCAACCCCTCCCTGAGattaatttcatgatttaaatatttatttcactcttgttaaattcatttaacccccaccccccatttTCTAACTCtcgttaccccccccccctccctcttATGAATTCAAAGCTTATGCCCGCTTTTGAAGAAATTGCTATTGCACTGTCGTAGGGGTAGCTTTGTTACTAGTCTTTATGTGTTCTATAAtactcttttttatttttgagacATTAATGGACATGAAGATTGTTCCCTCCTTTAGTTAAAATGATGGATTATTATGACTTATTTTTGCTGTTAACTAATTAATTAAGgccaatagaaaaaaatgtctcGATAGACACAATTAAGTTTTGGTACAATGTTTATAATATCTAAATTCGATTGACAGCTCTTGCTCAAATAACCAGtgttaaaacacaaaaaattgaGTCCGTAATTTTAGAAGAATAGATGATATTGattttgatatgatatgatGATGGTactacatattttcttttatctcaTACTTTTGGTGTAAactacccgtgtgataaacctttgcgtTATCAAACGGGTGATTCTCGCtccaacgcttcagtgacctattttcgaataTTTGCTAGtttttcaacataactatatctactacaacaaattgatataaagtttagccccccacccccctccacTTTCAATTTACTTCCGACGGCACtgtgtagtttataaaactgcaaattacgttaAATATCAAGGACTGACGACGCGATGATAACAGAACGcttggttgtgtttatatacaagaacctaccgaaataatgtttctcAAGACCTATTTCCACCAacttattcaatattttcagtTTCGAATCATTAGGCTAGTTTcgttttataaaacatcaacaaatgTTCCTCATTCGAGTCAATTTAAAccaacgagcattcgcaactttgtgtatctcaataaatttaattattcaagtcttctggtcagtatttccatttaatcaagtgattaagctctaagaaaaattatttagtgataaaaaattattttaaggtttatttcagtgaaactttacattaaaaccgTTAGATTTATTTTCGAAATgtgtactaaattgtattgcacAAGTTCACAATAACCGCATAACATAAcgtttcatcatattttttaaacgttgaaaaaaatcaattcgggTCTTATAAGGGACTGGTCTCAAAagctttataataaatatcaaagtgtatgagataaatagtaCATCTATACTTGTAATAAATTGTTTGACACTACATGTACTACCATGAATTATTCCCAGAACATGTTTGCTATACATGTTAGCATATAGCAGGTTTCTGTTGTTTATGCTTGGGTATTTTGATTTTGGCTTAAATACATGGAAGAAGGACGTGAATTAAAGatggaaatgaaaattttatttgaacactatttaaaaaaaatatttatttctttgttataGATATGATTCTAAAGAATGCATGGGCAAAGTGCTCATTGTGAATAATCAGACCTTTTATGCTAAAAAGAAGGTAGACAATGCTCAAAAAGGCATAGACAAGGAAGACGATGCCGAAAAGGGTGTAGACTGTCGCCCCATAAATAAAGATGAAGAAGATAAGAAGGTGAAAGAATTGATTAAGACATTGAAAGATTTGGGGTTCACAGTTCTTGGCGATGAAGaacaaaagaacaaaaccaaaGAAGAGTTTATTGACTTGTTAAAGAATGGTAAGTATACATTGAAATAATTGGGCACTTCCAGTTCTTTTAAagaatataattaaaaagtaCATGACAATGTACTTGTTGCAAttcattgttttgaatattttatattaaaaagatattaactAAATCTAGCCagtaatttttattgtttgtgcCGCCCtctcttaattttttatattcactcatgattattgttgttaaaatttttcattttcatttagttGCTGCAAGAGAAGATTTAGAGGATGACTATTGTTTTATTTGCATAGTCTTGTCTTATGGACAAGATGGCGTAATTACTTGTTATGATGAGACTCATTCACCCAAAGATCCAACAGCAGATATGCAACTACCTGTTTCTGAACTTCAAGGATGTCTGAAGGGAGACAAATGTAAAGGTCTTCGCTTGAAACCCAAGATATTCATGTTACAGGTGAATATAATGCctcatttcaattttaatgttaatacaAACGCTTCCAAAAGCTATATTCATCAGAtacctgtaaagtgcgaaacgaaatgaaacgaaacgaaacgaaatttACCGAAACGAAACAAAATCTACCGAAACGAAACCTACTAAAAACGAAacagaacaaaataaaaacaaaatgaaaataaacgaaatcaaa from Crassostrea angulata isolate pt1a10 chromosome 7, ASM2561291v2, whole genome shotgun sequence includes:
- the LOC128192023 gene encoding caspase-7-like, whose product is MPVPRYDSKECMGKVLIVNNQTFYAKKKVDNAQKGIDKEDDAEKGVDCRPINKDEEDKKVKELIKTLKDLGFTVLGDEEQKNKTKEEFIDLLKNVAAREDLEDDYCFICIVLSYGQDGVITCYDETHSPKDPTADMQLPVSELQGCLKGDKCKGLRLKPKIFMLQLEKVECSSKEGGQPERQGRQAPSVKIPREADFLIYTSERDQAITTWNEGLKKYVLEPEQPLEIQILLTRMNGLYWEYYMNEEQMRMDTPCVTSLLTREAYLKQ